The Tenrec ecaudatus isolate mTenEca1 chromosome 6, mTenEca1.hap1, whole genome shotgun sequence genome has a window encoding:
- the NANOG gene encoding homeobox protein NANOG, translated as MSVYVASPQSLLEASDSRNSPPVTTSLGTKEDYTSLQMSSAEASYSETAESPLRPSSVDLLLQKSPDSSTSPKAQLPASAEDPARQEESQGKRQKVRTVFSQMQLCILKDRFQKQKYLSLQQMQELSEVLNLSYKQVKTWFQNQRMKCKRWQKTTNWSKNNHGVTQVSAPTEYLDVCASYHQGCLPSGSLPMWSNQSWNSQAWNNQSWNSQAWNNQSWNSQLWCTQAWSNQAWNSPAWNNAFQNCGEDFLLPPVQQASLCDLEAVQTLDFFLNESVSIQSEDCMKTDI; from the exons ATGAGTGTGTATGTAGCTTctccccaaagccttcttgaAGCTTCCGATTCTAGAAACTCTCCGCCAGTAACTACCAGTTTGGGGACTAAAGAAGattacacatccttgcaaatgtcgtcTGCTGAGGCTTCCTACTCAGAGACAG CCGAGTCTCCGCTTCGTCCTTCCTCCGTGGACCTGCTTCTGCAGAAGAGCCCGGACTCTTCCACCAGTCCGAAAGCCCAGCTGCCCGCCTCTGCGGAGGACCCAGCGAGGCAGGAGGAGAGCCAGGGCAAGAGGCAGAAGGTGCGAACTGTGTTCTCACAGATGCAGCTGTGCATACTTAAGGACCGCTTTCAGAAACAGAAGTACCTCAGCCTGCAGCAGATGCAAGAGCTTTCCGAAGTCCTGAATCTGAGTTACAAACAG GTGAAGACCTGGTTCCAGAACCAGAGAATGAAATGTAAGAGGTGGCAGAAAACCACCAACTGGTCCAAGAATAACCATGGTGTGACTCAG GTCTCTGCACCTACAGAATACCTGGACGTCTGTGCTTCCTACCACCAAGGATGCCTTCCTTCTGGAAGCCTTCCCATGTGGAGCAATCAGAGCTGGAATAGCCAGGCCTGGAACAACCAGAGTTGGAACAGCCAGGCCTGGAACAACCAGAGTTGGAACAGCCAG CTGTGGTGTACCCAAGCCTGGAGTAACCAGGCCTGGAACAGTCCAGCCTGGAACAACGCATTCCAGAACTGTGGAGAAGACTTCCTGCTGCCCCCGGTCCAGCAAGCTTCTCTCTGTGACCTGGAAGCCGTACAAACgttagatttctttttaaatgagtcCGTAAGCATACAATCTGAAGATTGTATGAAGACAGACATTTAG